One part of the Thermococcus radiotolerans genome encodes these proteins:
- a CDS encoding ATP-binding protein: MVQPDDLIVEHLTNTPSLLTPYNKPHKRHLYGWLSSKVGRYLKGGNPDTILLLGIRGVGKTTLLAQLYFEALKKVDPNGVLYLSLDRLRALGLELLEVVEAYKRLVRPEKAVLLLDEVQYEKDWDLKIKLLHDERRFFIIATGSSAIKLRESPDLARRALHRELFPMTFQEYHHLKTGRELPELMGRIMRGEEIPMPPVMADVETYVRTGAMPLALEMEEWEVYERLTAMLDRVVYRDLREVHEFDAETLDRAFDLLHLLATPKGERFSYERLSKTLGLAKGTVMKLVDALEKAGLVQRIPPCGSPAKAIRKSPKIKFLAVPIKSALLFSSGFNLNRKEVFASLLEDVVAFYLFLLSKSGNGRLCYEPGRGGADFVLELNGERVVVEVGLGKLRKDQVERSMERLGAERGIVLGERYEISERVAFYPWKVFVAGF, encoded by the coding sequence ATGGTTCAACCAGATGACCTAATCGTGGAGCACCTAACGAACACTCCCTCCCTTCTCACTCCATACAACAAGCCCCATAAGAGACACCTCTATGGCTGGCTGTCCTCGAAGGTTGGGAGGTACCTGAAGGGTGGAAACCCCGACACAATCCTCCTGCTCGGAATCAGGGGAGTTGGAAAAACGACCCTGCTCGCCCAGCTGTACTTTGAAGCCTTGAAAAAGGTCGACCCCAACGGGGTTCTCTACCTCTCCCTCGACCGGCTGAGGGCCCTCGGCCTAGAGCTGCTGGAGGTGGTTGAGGCGTACAAGCGACTGGTAAGGCCCGAGAAGGCGGTGCTCCTCCTCGACGAGGTTCAGTACGAGAAGGATTGGGATTTGAAGATCAAGCTCCTCCACGACGAACGTAGGTTCTTCATAATAGCAACAGGCTCTTCAGCGATAAAGCTCAGGGAAAGCCCGGATCTCGCGAGGAGGGCCCTTCACAGGGAGCTCTTTCCGATGACCTTCCAGGAGTACCACCACCTCAAAACGGGCCGGGAACTGCCGGAACTCATGGGGAGAATCATGAGAGGGGAAGAAATCCCGATGCCCCCTGTGATGGCGGACGTCGAGACCTACGTCAGGACCGGCGCGATGCCGCTCGCCCTCGAAATGGAAGAATGGGAGGTTTACGAACGATTGACGGCGATGCTCGACCGCGTTGTCTACCGCGACCTGCGGGAGGTTCACGAGTTCGACGCCGAAACGCTCGACCGAGCCTTCGACCTGCTCCACCTTCTCGCGACCCCGAAGGGTGAGCGCTTCAGCTACGAGAGGCTGTCAAAAACCCTCGGGCTGGCCAAGGGGACCGTTATGAAGCTGGTCGATGCTTTGGAGAAGGCCGGCCTCGTGCAGAGGATTCCACCCTGCGGTTCTCCCGCGAAGGCCATCCGGAAAAGCCCCAAAATCAAGTTCCTCGCGGTTCCGATCAAGTCGGCCCTGCTCTTCAGCTCGGGCTTCAACCTCAACAGAAAGGAGGTCTTCGCTTCTCTGCTCGAAGACGTCGTGGCATTCTACCTGTTCCTCCTCTCAAAATCGGGAAACGGCAGGCTGTGCTACGAGCCCGGCAGGGGCGGAGCGGACTTCGTCCTTGAGCTGAACGGGGAAAGGGTTGTCGTCGAGGTCGGTCTCGGCAAGCTTCGGAAGGACCAGGTGGAGAGAAGCATGGAACGCCTGGGGGCAGAGAGGGGAATCGTGCTGGGTGAGAGATACGAGATAAGCGAAAGGGTGGCGTTTTACCCCTGGAAGGTCTTTGTGGCAGGGTTCTGA
- a CDS encoding LSm family protein — protein sequence MGEKQYLLDKTLETWKGKRVAIAVSNEHSFTGILEDFDEEVILLRDVVDIAGNKAKALVVKIDDLNWIMLL from the coding sequence ATGGGCGAGAAGCAGTACCTGCTCGACAAGACCCTTGAGACCTGGAAGGGGAAGAGGGTTGCGATAGCGGTTAGCAACGAGCACTCCTTCACCGGAATCCTGGAGGATTTCGATGAGGAGGTCATACTCCTGAGGGACGTTGTGGACATAGCCGGGAACAAGGCCAAGGCCCTAGTGGTGAAGATAGACGACCTCAACTGGATAATGCTCCTGTGA
- the mobB gene encoding molybdopterin-guanine dinucleotide biosynthesis protein B yields MRGIAFVGFKKSGKTTTVEAVARVLKERGYRVAVAKSMHADFDREGSDTWRFSKVADAVLVRANDTDALLFNAKDINALFSMVSADFLLLEGFKSIQHVPKVICARNEEDVRELNDGLAIAVSGVIASAGGDEVEGLPVIDATKEPERLADLVEKRAFMLPNIDCGLCGFECAEMARMIVRGEKTTKDCVVLSQKPKVAVRIDGQVLPMKDWVQELVEKTIKGMLSAMKGYREGRRIEIVIRDD; encoded by the coding sequence ATGAGGGGCATCGCCTTCGTTGGCTTCAAGAAGAGCGGGAAAACGACGACTGTTGAGGCCGTCGCGAGGGTCCTCAAGGAGAGAGGCTACCGCGTTGCGGTGGCCAAGAGCATGCACGCCGACTTCGACAGGGAAGGGAGCGATACGTGGCGCTTCTCAAAGGTCGCCGATGCCGTCCTGGTAAGGGCGAACGATACAGATGCCCTCCTCTTCAACGCCAAGGACATCAACGCGCTGTTCTCGATGGTTTCCGCCGATTTCCTCCTGCTCGAGGGATTCAAATCGATTCAGCACGTTCCCAAGGTAATATGCGCGAGGAACGAGGAGGACGTGAGGGAGCTCAACGACGGCCTTGCCATAGCGGTGAGCGGCGTTATAGCCTCTGCCGGCGGGGATGAGGTTGAGGGCCTTCCCGTCATAGACGCCACCAAGGAGCCGGAGAGGCTCGCGGATTTGGTGGAGAAGAGGGCATTCATGCTCCCCAACATAGACTGCGGCCTCTGCGGCTTTGAGTGCGCCGAGATGGCGAGGATGATAGTGAGGGGCGAGAAGACGACCAAGGACTGTGTGGTTCTCAGTCAGAAGCCGAAGGTGGCCGTTAGAATAGACGGCCAGGTTCTTCCTATGAAGGACTGGGTGCAGGAGCTGGTTGAGAAGACGATAAAGGGAATGCTCTCGGCGATGAAGGGCTACCGCGAGGGGAGAAGGATAGAGATCGTGATTAGGGACGATTGA
- a CDS encoding M67 family metallopeptidase — MMMVIRREDLKRIIKAAENSRIEICSMLFGRRNGERIEVEEVRFVPNRLNSATAFEMEPVEMVEAIDLAEERGLEVVGIFHSHLKCPPRPSGGDLKGMRLWPVVWLVVDEKGNYGAFVLEKDKIREVGVEVV; from the coding sequence ATGATGATGGTTATTCGCCGGGAAGATTTAAAGCGGATTATCAAAGCGGCGGAAAATTCGCGGATTGAAATATGCAGCATGCTCTTCGGCCGCAGGAACGGGGAGCGGATTGAAGTCGAGGAAGTCCGCTTCGTCCCCAACAGGCTGAACTCAGCCACCGCCTTCGAGATGGAGCCGGTCGAGATGGTGGAGGCCATAGACCTAGCCGAGGAACGGGGCCTTGAGGTTGTCGGCATCTTCCATTCCCACCTGAAGTGCCCGCCGAGGCCGAGCGGCGGGGACTTGAAGGGCATGAGGCTCTGGCCGGTCGTCTGGCTGGTAGTCGACGAGAAGGGAAACTACGGGGCCTTTGTGCTGGAAAAGGACAAAATTCGGGAGGTAGGGGTTGAGGTCGTCTGA
- a CDS encoding transposase — protein sequence MNVRRLEVLFALTLILMMYIYPLAVVGLWLLMGELPEYREAIKRSLIVFIASLLLYGAKVPLGISGWSKTLGITPVEASPAVLNTVHVVFLVLQFLSLYFLYRALSRMSDNTGAEMLKTGGLMLLVAIPLHFATITAYFAATWMGLILIIYGLEQTVGPPNIGRA from the coding sequence ATGAACGTTAGAAGGCTTGAGGTTCTTTTCGCACTCACGCTGATTCTGATGATGTACATCTATCCGCTGGCTGTCGTAGGCCTCTGGCTCCTCATGGGGGAGCTCCCGGAGTACAGGGAGGCCATCAAAAGGTCGCTCATCGTTTTCATCGCGTCACTCCTCCTCTACGGGGCGAAGGTGCCCCTTGGAATCTCCGGATGGAGCAAAACCCTTGGAATAACCCCAGTGGAAGCGAGCCCCGCGGTGCTGAACACCGTCCACGTGGTCTTTCTTGTCCTGCAGTTCTTGAGCCTCTACTTCCTCTATCGCGCCCTCTCACGGATGTCCGACAACACCGGGGCGGAGATGCTGAAGACGGGCGGGCTCATGCTCCTGGTCGCCATACCGCTCCACTTCGCCACGATAACCGCGTACTTCGCGGCGACGTGGATGGGTCTCATCCTGATAATCTACGGGCTTGAGCAGACGGTCGGTCCGCCCAATATTGGGAGGGCGTAG
- a CDS encoding CDC48 family AAA ATPase, which translates to MTEKREVKLKVASAYQRDVGRGIVRIDRKSMRDIGVQSGDIIEIIGTKNTAAVVWPAYPEDEGLGIIRMDGTIRKNSGVGLGDEVTVRKAEVKEAKKVIVAPTEPIRFGHDFVEWFHSRLVGRPVVRGDYIKVGILGQELTFVVTATTPAGIVQITEFTEFMVSEKPVKEVSKTAALGVTYEDIGGLKDVIQKVREMIELPLKHPEIFEKLGIEPPKGVLLYGPPGTGKTLLAKAVANEANAHFIAINGPEIMSKYYGESEERLREVFKEAEENAPAIIFIDEIDAIAPKREETHGEVEKRVVSQLLTLMDGLKSRGKVIVIGATNRPDAIDPALRRPGRFDRELEVGVPDKKGRKEILQIHTRGMPIEPEFRRGRVIEILEELERNDAYRESAERALMKVKNANDEEIPEILRSIDEKLYDEVKARLIDGLLEELAEVTHGFVGADLAALAREAAMAALRRLIKEGKIDFEAEHIPKEVLEELKVTRKDFYEALKMVEPSALREVLLEVPNVHWEDIGGLENVKEELREAVEWPLKYPEAFMGLGITPPKGILLYGPPGTGKTLLAKAVANESEANFIAIKGPEVLSKWVGESEKNIREIFRKARQAAPTVIFIDEIDAIAPRRGTDVNRVTDRLINQLLTEMDGIQENSGVVVIAATNRPDIIDPALLRPGRFDRLILVPAPDEKARLEIFKVHTRNVPLAEDVELEELAKKTEGYTGADIEAVVREAAMLAMRRGLQEGIIRPGMKADEIRQKVKVTMKDFEEAMKKIGPSVGEETMEYYRKIQEQFKQSRGA; encoded by the coding sequence ATGACCGAAAAGAGGGAAGTTAAGCTCAAGGTCGCCTCTGCCTACCAGAGGGACGTTGGGAGGGGAATAGTAAGAATAGACCGCAAGTCAATGCGCGATATTGGAGTCCAGAGCGGTGATATCATCGAGATAATCGGAACCAAGAACACCGCTGCCGTTGTCTGGCCGGCTTATCCGGAGGACGAAGGGCTGGGCATCATCAGAATGGACGGAACCATAAGGAAAAACTCCGGTGTCGGCCTCGGTGACGAGGTTACGGTGAGAAAGGCCGAGGTCAAGGAGGCGAAGAAGGTCATAGTGGCCCCGACCGAACCCATACGCTTCGGCCACGACTTCGTTGAGTGGTTCCACAGCAGGCTCGTCGGAAGGCCCGTCGTCAGGGGAGACTACATCAAGGTCGGCATCCTCGGCCAGGAGCTCACCTTTGTGGTCACCGCGACGACCCCGGCTGGAATAGTCCAGATAACCGAGTTCACCGAGTTCATGGTCAGCGAGAAGCCAGTCAAGGAGGTCTCCAAGACTGCCGCGCTAGGAGTGACCTATGAGGACATCGGCGGCCTCAAGGATGTCATCCAGAAGGTCAGGGAGATGATTGAGCTCCCGCTCAAGCACCCGGAGATATTCGAGAAGCTCGGCATCGAGCCGCCTAAGGGTGTCCTGCTCTACGGTCCGCCCGGAACGGGTAAGACACTCCTCGCAAAGGCAGTAGCGAACGAGGCGAACGCTCACTTCATTGCGATAAACGGCCCCGAGATAATGAGCAAGTACTACGGCGAGAGCGAGGAGCGTCTCAGGGAGGTCTTCAAAGAAGCTGAAGAGAACGCGCCGGCGATAATCTTCATCGACGAGATCGACGCCATCGCCCCGAAGAGGGAGGAGACCCACGGCGAGGTCGAGAAGCGCGTAGTCAGCCAGCTGCTCACGCTGATGGACGGCCTCAAGAGCCGCGGAAAGGTCATAGTCATAGGCGCAACCAACAGACCGGACGCCATAGACCCGGCCCTCAGGAGGCCAGGAAGGTTCGACCGCGAGCTCGAGGTCGGCGTTCCCGACAAGAAGGGCAGGAAGGAGATACTTCAGATACACACCAGGGGAATGCCCATCGAGCCCGAGTTCAGGAGGGGCAGGGTCATCGAGATACTCGAGGAGCTGGAGAGGAACGACGCCTACCGCGAGAGCGCCGAGAGGGCCCTGATGAAGGTTAAGAACGCGAATGATGAGGAGATTCCGGAGATACTCAGGAGCATAGACGAGAAGCTCTACGACGAGGTCAAGGCCAGGCTTATCGATGGACTCCTCGAGGAGCTGGCCGAGGTCACCCACGGATTCGTCGGTGCCGACTTAGCCGCACTCGCGAGAGAGGCAGCCATGGCCGCCCTGAGGAGGCTCATCAAGGAGGGCAAGATAGACTTCGAGGCAGAGCACATACCCAAGGAAGTCCTTGAGGAGCTCAAGGTCACCAGGAAGGACTTCTACGAGGCCCTCAAGATGGTCGAGCCGTCAGCCCTCAGAGAGGTGCTCCTGGAGGTTCCGAACGTCCACTGGGAGGACATAGGTGGCCTTGAGAACGTGAAGGAGGAACTCCGCGAGGCCGTCGAGTGGCCGCTCAAGTACCCGGAGGCCTTCATGGGACTCGGAATTACCCCGCCGAAGGGAATACTCCTCTACGGTCCGCCCGGAACGGGTAAGACTCTCCTGGCCAAGGCCGTGGCGAACGAGAGCGAGGCGAACTTCATAGCCATCAAGGGACCCGAGGTACTCAGCAAGTGGGTCGGCGAGAGCGAGAAGAACATCAGGGAGATATTCAGGAAGGCTAGGCAGGCGGCTCCGACGGTGATATTCATAGACGAGATTGATGCAATCGCCCCGCGCAGGGGAACCGACGTCAACCGCGTAACCGACAGACTCATCAACCAGCTGCTCACGGAGATGGACGGAATCCAGGAGAACAGCGGAGTGGTCGTCATTGCCGCAACGAACAGGCCGGACATCATAGACCCGGCCCTGCTTAGACCGGGCAGGTTCGACAGACTCATACTAGTTCCGGCGCCGGACGAGAAGGCCAGACTGGAGATATTCAAGGTGCACACCAGGAACGTGCCGCTCGCGGAGGACGTCGAGCTCGAAGAGCTGGCGAAGAAGACGGAAGGATACACCGGAGCGGACATCGAGGCGGTGGTCAGGGAGGCCGCGATGCTGGCCATGCGCAGGGGACTGCAGGAGGGCATCATCAGGCCCGGCATGAAGGCCGACGAGATAAGGCAGAAGGTCAAGGTAACGATGAAGGACTTCGAGGAGGCCATGAAGAAGATAGGCCCGAGCGTGGGCGAGGAGACCATGGAGTACTACAGGAAGATTCAGGAGCAGTTCAAGCAGTCCCGCGGAGCATGA
- a CDS encoding Hsp20/alpha crystallin family protein: MVWRRDRYWDPFDLMREIQEEIDAIFRDIMRGPRLWSTREPERYEFVGETWREPFVDIFDRGDRFVITVELPGVRKEDIKLRVTEDTVYLEAQVKREKELETEGAIKIERYYSGYRRVIRLPEEVIPEKTKARYNNGVLEIEIPKKAPRKEEGEGFEVKIE, translated from the coding sequence ATGGTCTGGAGGAGGGACCGCTACTGGGACCCCTTCGACCTGATGAGGGAGATTCAGGAGGAGATCGACGCCATCTTCAGGGACATCATGCGCGGACCGAGGCTTTGGAGCACCAGAGAGCCAGAGCGCTACGAGTTCGTGGGTGAGACCTGGCGCGAGCCCTTCGTGGACATCTTCGACCGCGGTGACAGGTTCGTCATAACGGTTGAACTGCCTGGAGTACGCAAGGAGGACATCAAGCTCCGCGTTACCGAGGACACCGTCTACCTCGAGGCCCAGGTGAAGCGCGAGAAGGAGCTTGAGACCGAGGGAGCGATAAAGATCGAGCGCTACTACAGCGGTTACAGGAGGGTCATCAGGCTCCCCGAGGAGGTCATCCCGGAGAAGACCAAGGCCCGCTACAACAACGGCGTCCTCGAGATAGAGATACCCAAGAAGGCCCCCAGGAAGGAGGAGGGAGAGGGCTTCGAAGTCAAGATTGAGTGA
- a CDS encoding MBL fold metallo-hydrolase, whose protein sequence is MIIDNVGLDSSARFAFQSHAHTDHFVSGEVIHSTRATKFLSHLRKGGFYREIEFGKTFYLGDFKAKLYPAGHMLGSAGIKLWLENGTLFYTGDTKWFKLRTAEKSRFPRADFLVIEATFGVPHFTFPTPREAEKKLIAFVEEALERGKRPVLYVNQMGKAQEVMKILDLHGYTVKASRKMVKVARVYSKFGLSFGNISTDGEVVLRSYRSPRAENSLSPWELTVSGFGRLKLSNHADFWELMRIVERIKPERVFTVYGFAEEFARILRGLGYDARAVSQNSVLEPAGMMTKT, encoded by the coding sequence ATGATAATAGATAACGTCGGCCTCGACAGCTCGGCTCGCTTCGCCTTCCAGAGCCACGCCCACACCGACCACTTCGTCAGCGGCGAGGTTATCCACTCCACCAGGGCAACCAAGTTCCTCAGCCACCTCCGAAAGGGCGGCTTCTACAGGGAAATCGAGTTCGGAAAGACCTTCTACCTCGGCGATTTCAAGGCGAAGCTCTACCCGGCCGGCCACATGCTCGGCTCGGCAGGGATAAAGCTGTGGCTCGAAAACGGGACGCTGTTCTACACCGGCGACACCAAGTGGTTCAAGCTCAGAACAGCCGAGAAGAGCCGCTTCCCGAGGGCGGACTTCCTGGTCATCGAGGCCACCTTCGGCGTTCCGCACTTCACGTTTCCCACACCGAGGGAGGCCGAGAAAAAGCTAATCGCCTTCGTCGAGGAGGCGCTGGAGAGGGGCAAGAGGCCTGTTCTCTACGTCAACCAGATGGGGAAAGCCCAGGAGGTCATGAAGATACTCGACCTTCACGGCTACACCGTCAAAGCATCGAGGAAGATGGTCAAGGTGGCGCGCGTTTATTCGAAGTTCGGCCTCTCCTTCGGCAACATCTCGACCGATGGCGAGGTCGTCCTGCGTTCCTACCGCTCGCCCCGGGCTGAGAACTCCCTCTCGCCCTGGGAGCTGACGGTTTCCGGTTTTGGAAGGCTTAAACTCAGCAACCACGCCGACTTCTGGGAGCTGATGAGGATCGTGGAGAGGATAAAGCCGGAGAGGGTTTTCACGGTTTACGGCTTCGCCGAGGAGTTCGCAAGGATTCTCCGGGGACTCGGCTACGATGCTCGGGCAGTATCTCAGAATTCCGTCCTGGAGCCGGCGGGCATGATGACAAAAACCTGA
- a CDS encoding ABC transporter ATP-binding protein, which yields MSTYIIETEKLTKFFGRMNVVYHLNLKVPKGAVYGFLGPNGAGKTTTIKMLTGALKPTYGEIRIFGLDMPGERVEIMRKVGYMPEKPLAYEDMTIFEFLTYMGRLMGLPKEEAIKQARELMAYTGVGKLAFNRIRELSSGQRQRVTFAMALLGNPELLILDEPTSNLDPLGRMEFIGKVLELARAGKTIFISSHIVSEIERMCNHVGLIKDGQLIEQGRVRDLVNVEGTDYDILVSDNAKLLEFLKDKVYVREAWEEEGILRVKLDERFAERFFVELPAFLAEEGLALKLFKSHTSPLERILMKRFNVGWKE from the coding sequence ATGTCCACTTACATCATCGAGACCGAGAAGCTCACCAAGTTCTTCGGCAGGATGAACGTTGTGTATCATCTCAACCTTAAGGTTCCCAAAGGGGCAGTCTACGGTTTTCTCGGCCCCAACGGCGCCGGGAAGACCACCACGATAAAGATGCTTACAGGGGCTCTGAAGCCGACCTACGGCGAGATAAGGATTTTTGGCCTCGATATGCCTGGTGAAAGGGTTGAAATAATGCGGAAGGTCGGCTACATGCCTGAAAAGCCCCTTGCCTATGAGGACATGACTATCTTCGAGTTCCTGACCTATATGGGCCGCCTCATGGGCCTTCCCAAGGAAGAGGCAATAAAGCAGGCGAGGGAGCTGATGGCCTACACAGGAGTTGGAAAGCTGGCCTTCAACAGGATAAGGGAGCTCTCAAGCGGCCAGAGGCAGAGAGTTACCTTTGCCATGGCCCTCCTCGGAAACCCCGAGCTTCTGATCCTCGACGAGCCTACGAGCAACCTCGACCCCCTCGGGAGAATGGAGTTCATCGGCAAGGTTCTGGAGCTGGCCAGGGCCGGAAAGACCATCTTCATAAGCTCGCACATAGTCAGCGAGATAGAGAGGATGTGCAACCACGTTGGTCTGATCAAGGACGGCCAGCTCATCGAACAGGGGCGCGTTAGGGATCTGGTGAACGTGGAAGGAACGGATTACGACATCCTTGTCTCAGACAACGCAAAGCTCCTGGAGTTTCTGAAGGATAAGGTCTACGTCAGGGAAGCCTGGGAAGAGGAGGGAATCCTCAGGGTGAAGCTCGACGAGAGGTTCGCGGAGCGGTTCTTCGTTGAGCTGCCCGCCTTTCTGGCCGAGGAGGGACTTGCCCTCAAGCTCTTCAAGTCCCATACGAGCCCGCTGGAGAGAATCCTGATGAAGCGCTTCAACGTGGGGTGGAAGGAATGA
- a CDS encoding ABC transporter permease, protein MSDEGVKPFQSALWVVFESEFRRLVRSRKLKVLFLVTFFPAFIYLLSPNASGTGVDAMLKAFQALMLDLVPNYWLGIIGQLIAIILMSDLLAGEIDKGTIRVLLARPVRLSVVVAAKFLAGLGALAVLFGVPYTVIWLYNPVVYGTGADGLWKGLPDFLLALGATLLVLAALGALAMVISVIITRPLYASLATFGIVFLLQFLLPQIPYVKNPERYTLGYQTVVLLKAGFDKVDLSAFVGNSAYTAVFFGVVGALFLAAAWAVLVSRDFPD, encoded by the coding sequence ATGAGCGATGAAGGCGTGAAGCCCTTCCAGAGCGCACTCTGGGTGGTCTTTGAGAGCGAGTTCCGGAGGTTGGTTCGCTCAAGGAAGCTCAAGGTTCTCTTCCTCGTCACGTTCTTTCCCGCGTTCATCTACCTCCTCAGCCCGAATGCCTCAGGAACCGGTGTTGATGCCATGCTCAAGGCGTTTCAGGCTCTCATGCTCGACCTGGTCCCCAACTACTGGCTCGGCATAATCGGCCAGCTCATCGCGATAATCCTCATGAGCGACCTCCTCGCGGGCGAGATAGACAAGGGAACTATAAGGGTGCTGCTTGCGAGGCCGGTGAGACTCAGCGTGGTTGTCGCAGCCAAGTTCCTCGCGGGACTCGGTGCCCTCGCGGTTCTCTTTGGGGTTCCCTACACCGTCATCTGGCTCTACAACCCGGTCGTTTACGGCACCGGCGCGGACGGTCTCTGGAAGGGCCTGCCCGACTTTCTCCTTGCACTGGGGGCAACGCTCCTAGTTCTGGCCGCCCTCGGGGCACTGGCCATGGTGATTTCAGTCATCATAACGCGCCCGCTCTACGCCTCGCTGGCTACCTTCGGGATAGTCTTTCTCCTCCAGTTCCTCCTGCCCCAGATTCCCTATGTTAAAAACCCGGAGCGCTACACCCTCGGCTATCAGACGGTGGTTCTGCTGAAGGCCGGGTTCGATAAGGTTGACCTGAGTGCCTTCGTCGGGAACTCCGCCTACACCGCCGTCTTCTTCGGCGTCGTTGGGGCTCTCTTCCTGGCCGCTGCCTGGGCGGTTCTAGTAAGCCGCGACTTCCCCGATTGA
- a CDS encoding acyl-CoA mutase large subunit family protein, whose amino-acid sequence MTFDKEKLAKIREEEKRWDETTVKKFIEKRPERKEKFMTDDGFEIKRVYTPADLGEEWDYLEKLGFPGEYPFTRGVYATMYRGRFWTMRQYAGFGTAEESNRRYKYLLEQGQTGLSVAFDLPTQIGYDSDHPMSEGEVGKVGVAIDSLWDMRVLFDGIPLDKVSTSMTINSTAANLLAMYILVAEEQGVAQNQLRGTVQNDILKEYIARGTYIFPPQPSMRLTTDIIMYCAENVPKWNPISISGYHIREAGANAVQEVAFTLADGIEYVKAVIDRGMDVDKFAGRLSFFFNAHNNFLEEIAKFRAARRLWAYIMKEWFNAKNPRSMLLRFHTQTAGSTLTAQQPENNIVRVAIQALAAVLGGTQSLHTNSYDEALSLPTEKSVRIALRTQQIIAYESGVVDTIDPLGGSYYIEWLTDHIYEEALKYIEKIQKMGGMMRAIERGYIQKEIAESAYKYQREVEEKKRIIVGVNEFVVDEPLDVEILKVDPSIREKQIERLKKLRSERDSKKVEEALDKLRKAAETEDENLMPYIIEAHRHLATLGEVTDVLREVWGEYRAPLIF is encoded by the coding sequence ATGACTTTCGATAAGGAGAAGCTCGCGAAGATTAGGGAGGAGGAAAAGCGCTGGGACGAAACGACCGTTAAAAAGTTCATCGAGAAGAGGCCCGAGAGAAAGGAAAAGTTCATGACCGATGACGGTTTTGAGATAAAGCGCGTTTACACCCCCGCCGACCTAGGCGAGGAATGGGATTACCTCGAAAAGCTCGGCTTCCCCGGTGAGTACCCGTTCACCCGCGGCGTCTACGCCACCATGTACCGCGGCCGCTTCTGGACCATGAGGCAGTACGCCGGTTTCGGAACCGCTGAAGAATCCAACAGGCGCTACAAGTACCTCCTCGAGCAGGGACAGACCGGTCTGAGCGTCGCCTTCGACCTGCCGACCCAGATAGGCTACGACTCCGACCACCCGATGAGCGAGGGTGAAGTTGGAAAGGTCGGTGTCGCCATCGACTCCCTCTGGGACATGCGCGTCCTCTTCGACGGAATCCCGCTCGACAAGGTTTCGACGAGCATGACCATCAACTCGACCGCCGCTAATCTCCTCGCCATGTATATCCTCGTTGCCGAGGAGCAGGGCGTTGCCCAGAACCAGCTCCGCGGAACGGTTCAGAACGACATTCTGAAGGAGTACATAGCCAGGGGAACCTACATCTTCCCGCCGCAGCCGAGCATGAGGCTCACGACCGACATCATCATGTACTGTGCCGAGAACGTCCCCAAGTGGAACCCGATCTCGATAAGCGGCTATCACATCCGCGAGGCCGGAGCCAACGCGGTCCAGGAGGTCGCGTTCACCCTCGCCGACGGTATAGAGTACGTCAAGGCTGTCATAGACAGGGGCATGGACGTTGACAAGTTCGCTGGAAGGCTGAGCTTCTTCTTCAACGCCCACAACAACTTCCTTGAGGAGATAGCCAAGTTCAGGGCCGCCAGAAGGCTCTGGGCCTACATAATGAAGGAGTGGTTCAACGCCAAGAACCCGCGCTCGATGCTCCTGCGCTTCCACACTCAGACCGCTGGCTCAACGCTCACTGCCCAGCAGCCTGAGAACAACATAGTCCGCGTTGCAATTCAGGCCCTCGCGGCCGTCCTCGGTGGAACCCAGAGCCTGCACACCAACTCCTACGATGAGGCTCTGAGCCTTCCGACGGAGAAGAGCGTCAGAATTGCCCTCAGGACCCAGCAGATAATCGCCTACGAGAGCGGCGTCGTTGACACGATAGACCCGCTTGGAGGCAGCTACTACATCGAATGGCTCACCGACCACATCTACGAGGAGGCCCTCAAGTACATCGAGAAGATTCAGAAGATGGGCGGCATGATGAGGGCCATCGAGAGGGGCTACATCCAGAAGGAGATAGCGGAGTCAGCCTATAAGTACCAGAGGGAAGTCGAGGAGAAGAAGCGCATCATCGTCGGCGTCAACGAGTTCGTGGTTGATGAGCCGCTCGACGTCGAGATACTCAAGGTCGACCCGAGCATCCGGGAGAAGCAGATTGAGAGGCTCAAGAAGCTCCGCTCTGAGAGGGACAGCAAGAAGGTCGAGGAGGCCCTCGATAAGCTCAGGAAGGCGGCAGAAACCGAGGACGAGAACCTCATGCCCTACATCATCGAGGCCCACAGACACCTCGCGACCCTCGGAGAGGTCACCGACGTTCTCCGCGAGGTCTGGGGCGAGTACAGGGCCCCCCTGATATTCTGA